AAAGGAGATGAGAACGGGAAGATTCAGGGACGATCTGTATTACCGGCTGAATGTATTTCCCATCACCCTCCCACCCTTAAGAGAACGGCCCGAAGATATTCCCATACTGGTTGACCATTTTATAAAAAAGTATAACCGCATCAATAATAAAATGATCAAAAAGGTGTCCAGGGAAACCATGGATATCCTTTGCCGGTATCTCTGGCCCGGTAATATCAGGGAGCTGGAAAATGTAATCGAACGGGCAATTATCATCAGCAACGGTACCCAGCTTGACCTGATGGATGGTCTTTCCCTTCGCTCTGCGAAACCTGAGCGGGAAAATACTGAATTAAAGACTCTTGAAAAGATAGAGAAAGAGTATATTGAAAAAGTGCTGCGTGCCACCGGTTTCCGGGTGAGCGGTGAAAAGGGCGCTGCCAGGATTCTGGGAATGAATTCAATTGTACACGGAGCTGGAGGATCGTGTGAAGCTTCGCACCGCACAGTTAGAAGCGGCCAACACAGAGCTCGAAACCTTTACCTATACAGTTTCCCACGACCTGAAAGCACCCCTGCGGGGCATAGACGGGTACAGTAAACTGCTGCTCGACGGATACGGGGAAAGTCTTGACGAGGAGGCTGCTCACTTTATCAGGACCATCCGCAGCTCCACCCTTCAGATGAACCGTCTTATAGACGACCTGCTTAAGTACTCCCGCCTGGAACGGAGCCGGTTCAAGCGGGAAAAGATTGCCTTAAAATCCCTTATCGAATCTCTGCTCACCACCTATCAGGAAGAACTGAAAACGAATCATTTTTCGGTAAAATTGCTCGTTCCCGAGGTGGAGATTATAGCCGATCCGACCGGCCTTTCCATTGCCCTGCGGAATCTGATTGAAAATTCGATTAAATTTACCGGTGATAATCCCAATCCGGCCATGGAGATTGGCCTTGAAGAACAAGCGGATTCGTGGGTCATCCATGTTAAAGACAATGGCGTTGGCTTTGATAAGAAATACCACGATCGCATATTTGAAATCTTCCAGTGCCTGCACCGGGCCGAAGATTATCCGGGAACCGGAATCGGACTGGCTCTGGTGGCTAAAGCAGTGCAAAGGATGAACGGAAAAACATGGGCGGAAAGCGCGGCCGGAGAGGGTTCCGTATTTTTTATACAAATTCCAAAAAAAATTTCCATATGACAGGATTCAATGAAATCCAACCCATATTGCTGGTAGAAGATAACCCGGTCGACCTGGACCTGACCCTT
The genomic region above belongs to Bacteroidales bacterium and contains:
- a CDS encoding sigma 54-interacting transcriptional regulator, which produces MKNWGGTDPIHVGVRVIAATNRDLEKEMRTGRFRDDLYYRLNVFPITLPPLRERPEDIPILVDHFIKKYNRINNKMIKKVSRETMDILCRYLWPGNIRELENVIERAIIISNGTQLDLMDGLSLRSAKPERENTELKTLEKIEKEYIEKVLRATGFRVSGEKGAARILGMNSIVHGAGGSCEASHRTVRSGQHRARNLYLYSFPRPESTPAGHRRVQ
- a CDS encoding ATP-binding protein, whose amino-acid sequence is MKLRTAQLEAANTELETFTYTVSHDLKAPLRGIDGYSKLLLDGYGESLDEEAAHFIRTIRSSTLQMNRLIDDLLKYSRLERSRFKREKIALKSLIESLLTTYQEELKTNHFSVKLLVPEVEIIADPTGLSIALRNLIENSIKFTGDNPNPAMEIGLEEQADSWVIHVKDNGVGFDKKYHDRIFEIFQCLHRAEDYPGTGIGLALVAKAVQRMNGKTWAESAAGEGSVFFIQIPKKISI